A window from Halorubrum sp. BV1 encodes these proteins:
- a CDS encoding non-histone chromosomal MC1 family protein produces the protein MVREDGKRNFALREEDGSETSEFSGNMPRQAALKAARTLDPAPSEDEAERVTLRLREKGTKKVHEYEGWAWKDSAPEVDDADDDFWLNDLNDITKANVSKQGIEYIDEA, from the coding sequence ATGGTACGTGAAGACGGTAAGCGAAACTTTGCCCTTCGAGAGGAAGACGGATCGGAAACGAGCGAATTTTCCGGAAACATGCCTCGGCAGGCTGCGCTCAAAGCAGCGCGAACTCTCGATCCTGCTCCGTCAGAAGACGAGGCCGAACGGGTCACGCTCCGCCTTCGAGAGAAGGGGACGAAGAAGGTTCACGAGTACGAGGGGTGGGCGTGGAAGGACAGCGCTCCCGAAGTCGACGATGCAGACGACGACTTCTGGCTCAACGACCTTAACGACATCACCAAAGCCAACGTCTCGAAACAGGGGATCGAGTACATCGACGAAGCGTAG